One stretch of Brevibacillus laterosporus DNA includes these proteins:
- the sdhA gene encoding succinate dehydrogenase flavoprotein subunit has translation MAKGKLIIVGGGLAGLMAAIKAAEKGVAVELFSLVPVKRSHSVCAQGGINGAVNTKGEGDSTWEHFDDTIYGGDFLANQPPVKAMCDAAPGIIYMLDRMGVMFNRTPEGLLDFRRFGGTKHHRTAFAGATTGQQLLYALDEQVRRYETEGLVKKYEYWDFLGAVIDDSGVCRGITAQSMRSGEIKAFHADAVIMATGGPGIIFGKSTNSIINTGTAASALYQQGVIYANGEFIQIHPTAIPGDDKLRLMSESARGEGGRIWTYKDGKPWYFLEEKYPAYGNLVPRDIATREIFHVCVDMKLGINGENMVYLDLSHKDPKELDVKLGGIIEIYEKFVGEDPRKVPMRIFPAVHYSMGGMWVDYNQMTNIPGLFAAGECDYSQHGGNRLGANSLLSAIYGGMVAGPHAINYINSLDKHSDDLPSSLFDSYAKQEQEKYDNILKMDGTENAYVIHKELGEWMTDNVTVVRYNDRLQKTDDKILELMERYKNINIQDTQQWSNSGAQFTRHLWNMLVLGRAITLSALQRDESRGAHYKPDYPERDDERFMKTTMAKYNPETTAPEIYYEAIDVSLIKPRKRDYTSDKKGGK, from the coding sequence ATGGCGAAGGGTAAACTAATTATTGTCGGCGGTGGTCTGGCTGGACTGATGGCGGCAATTAAAGCTGCAGAAAAAGGGGTAGCCGTAGAACTTTTTTCCCTAGTTCCGGTTAAGCGCTCTCACTCTGTCTGTGCGCAGGGCGGTATTAATGGAGCTGTTAATACCAAAGGGGAAGGCGACTCTACTTGGGAACACTTTGATGACACGATTTATGGCGGTGACTTCCTAGCGAACCAACCACCAGTAAAAGCGATGTGTGATGCTGCACCTGGTATCATTTATATGCTGGATCGTATGGGTGTTATGTTTAACCGTACTCCAGAAGGTTTGCTAGACTTCCGTCGCTTTGGGGGAACGAAGCATCACCGTACTGCATTTGCTGGAGCCACAACAGGACAGCAATTATTATATGCTCTAGATGAACAAGTACGCCGTTATGAGACGGAAGGGCTTGTTAAAAAATACGAATATTGGGATTTTTTAGGAGCGGTTATTGATGATTCAGGCGTCTGTCGTGGGATAACTGCACAGAGCATGCGCTCAGGTGAAATTAAAGCATTCCATGCTGATGCAGTTATCATGGCGACTGGTGGACCTGGCATTATCTTTGGTAAATCTACCAATTCTATCATTAACACGGGTACGGCGGCATCTGCCTTGTATCAACAAGGCGTTATTTATGCGAATGGCGAATTTATCCAGATTCACCCGACTGCTATTCCAGGAGATGACAAGCTACGTCTTATGTCTGAGTCAGCTCGTGGAGAAGGCGGACGTATCTGGACGTATAAAGACGGTAAGCCTTGGTATTTCTTGGAGGAAAAGTATCCTGCATACGGAAACCTTGTACCGCGTGACATTGCGACTCGCGAAATTTTCCACGTCTGTGTAGATATGAAACTGGGCATCAACGGCGAAAACATGGTGTATTTGGACCTGTCCCACAAAGATCCGAAAGAATTGGATGTAAAACTGGGTGGTATCATTGAAATCTATGAAAAATTCGTTGGTGAAGATCCACGAAAAGTACCGATGCGAATTTTCCCAGCTGTTCACTATTCCATGGGTGGTATGTGGGTAGATTACAACCAAATGACTAACATTCCTGGTCTATTTGCTGCTGGTGAGTGCGATTATTCTCAACACGGTGGTAACCGTCTGGGAGCAAACTCTCTGTTATCCGCTATTTATGGTGGAATGGTAGCTGGTCCACATGCTATCAATTACATTAACTCGTTGGATAAGCACTCAGATGATCTTCCAAGTAGCTTGTTTGACAGTTATGCCAAGCAAGAACAAGAGAAATACGACAACATCTTAAAAATGGATGGTACGGAAAATGCGTACGTGATCCATAAAGAGTTGGGTGAGTGGATGACCGATAACGTAACGGTAGTTCGCTACAATGATCGATTGCAAAAAACCGATGATAAGATTCTTGAGCTCATGGAGCGTTACAAAAACATCAACATTCAAGATACGCAACAGTGGAGCAACTCTGGAGCACAGTTTACACGTCATTTGTGGAACATGCTCGTGCTAGGTCGCGCTATTACGCTTAGTGCTTTGCAACGTGATGAAAGCCGCGGTGCTCACTACAAGCCTGATTACCCTGAGCGTGATGACGAACGCTTCATGAAAACGACGATGGCGAAGTATAACCCAGAAACAACAGCGCCAGAAATCTATTATGAAGCTATAGATGTCTCCTTAATCAAACCACGTAAGCGTGACTATACCAGTGATAAAAAAGGAGGGAAATGA